A DNA window from Clavibacter sepedonicus contains the following coding sequences:
- a CDS encoding glycosyltransferase family 2 protein yields MTGSLPRVGVVILSQGRRPEGLAAAIASVLRQERVSTDVVVVGNGWDPQGLPDGVRGLHLPENLGIPAGRNAGVPLVVGETLFFLDDDETVPSAAFLADCLELMRRADDVALIQPRIVDPTGAATPRRWIPRIRKGDPARASAVMSVLEGAVVVRRDAFEAADGWAGEFFYAHEGIELAWRIWDQGLRAWYAGDLVAHHPAVAPTRHAEYHRLTARNRVWLARRNLPLPLVPVYVGSWTAVQLIRSARNRDGLGTWLRGWREGWTTSPGPRRPMSWGTVVRMTRAGRPPVI; encoded by the coding sequence GTGACGGGGAGCCTGCCCCGCGTGGGCGTGGTCATCCTCAGCCAGGGCCGTCGGCCGGAGGGACTCGCGGCCGCGATCGCCTCCGTCCTGCGGCAGGAGCGCGTGTCGACGGACGTGGTCGTGGTCGGCAACGGCTGGGATCCCCAGGGTCTCCCCGACGGCGTGCGGGGCCTGCACCTGCCGGAGAACCTCGGCATCCCGGCGGGTCGCAACGCGGGCGTCCCGCTCGTCGTCGGCGAGACGCTGTTCTTCCTCGACGACGACGAGACCGTCCCCAGCGCGGCGTTCCTCGCGGACTGCCTCGAGCTGATGCGCCGCGCCGACGACGTCGCGCTCATCCAGCCGCGCATCGTCGACCCGACGGGCGCCGCCACACCGCGCCGCTGGATCCCACGCATCCGCAAGGGCGACCCCGCGCGCGCGAGCGCGGTGATGTCCGTCCTGGAGGGCGCCGTCGTGGTCCGCCGTGACGCGTTCGAGGCGGCGGACGGATGGGCGGGGGAGTTCTTCTACGCCCACGAGGGGATCGAGCTGGCGTGGCGGATCTGGGACCAGGGCCTGCGCGCCTGGTACGCCGGCGACCTCGTGGCGCACCACCCCGCCGTCGCCCCCACACGGCACGCGGAGTACCACCGCCTCACGGCGCGCAACCGGGTCTGGCTGGCACGGCGCAACCTGCCGCTGCCGCTCGTCCCCGTGTACGTGGGGTCGTGGACGGCGGTGCAGCTGATCCGCAGCGCACGGAACCGCGACGGGCTCGGCACGTGGCTGCGTGGGTGGCGCGAGGGATGGACGACGTCGCCCGGGCCGCGTCGGCCGATGTCGTGGGGCACCGTCGTCCGCATGACGCGCGCGGGCAGGCCGCCCGTCATCTGA
- a CDS encoding CDP-alcohol phosphatidyltransferase family protein: MSSAPGTGDRGLPSSIAELRRVTQPPDVRLRANAEHWTAHLYLRDLSPYLTWLLLRTRISANGVTVVMILTGWAAAAALLIPGIGGAALALVLGQLQMLVDCCDGEVARWRRTSSPVGHFLDAVGHYSTETLIALALGIRAAVYPFEAPGDLPWTTLAFALALVIVLNKALNDMVRVARASADLPKAPVGAGTVASQHSLIATARRIVRFLPFHHMFHSVELTIVTFVVALVGLVAGQPETDRVFLAVLVPLAVLALVGHFVMIVTSRRLTSA; encoded by the coding sequence ATGAGCAGCGCTCCCGGCACCGGCGACCGCGGCCTGCCCTCCTCCATCGCGGAGCTCCGTCGGGTGACGCAGCCGCCCGACGTCCGGCTGCGGGCGAACGCCGAGCACTGGACGGCGCACCTCTACCTCCGCGACCTCTCGCCATACCTCACCTGGCTGCTCCTGCGCACCCGGATCAGCGCCAACGGCGTGACCGTCGTCATGATCCTCACGGGCTGGGCGGCCGCCGCCGCGCTCCTGATCCCCGGCATCGGGGGAGCGGCCCTCGCGCTGGTCCTCGGCCAGCTGCAGATGCTGGTGGACTGCTGCGACGGCGAGGTGGCGCGCTGGCGCCGCACGTCGTCGCCGGTCGGCCACTTCCTCGACGCCGTCGGCCACTACTCGACGGAGACGCTCATCGCGCTCGCCCTCGGGATCCGTGCCGCGGTCTACCCGTTCGAGGCACCCGGCGACCTGCCGTGGACCACCCTCGCGTTCGCCCTGGCGCTCGTCATCGTGCTGAACAAGGCGCTGAACGACATGGTGCGCGTGGCGCGCGCCTCCGCTGACCTGCCCAAGGCCCCCGTCGGCGCCGGTACGGTCGCGTCCCAGCACTCCCTGATCGCCACGGCACGGCGCATCGTGCGGTTCCTGCCCTTCCACCACATGTTCCACTCGGTGGAGCTCACCATCGTGACCTTCGTCGTCGCGCTCGTCGGCCTCGTCGCGGGTCAGCCGGAGACCGACCGGGTGTTCCTCGCGGTCCTGGTGCCGCTCGCGGTGCTCGCCCTCGTCGGGCACTTCGTGATGATCGTCACCTCCCGTCGGCTGACGTCCGCGTGA
- a CDS encoding glycosyltransferase family 2 protein, which produces MAHHPRRDPVAGSPGDLPAVSYVMPILNEVAHVRAAVDSMMRQDYAGDFEVVLALGPSTDGTTEVVREMSRADPRITSVDNPTGSTPGGLNAAIRATRHPVVIRVDAHSLLPRDYTRIAVETLHATGADNVGGLMSAEGRTPFEKAVARAYGARVGLGGTAHHVGGKEGPAETAYLGAFRRERLLEVGLFDEGVRRGQDWELNRRLRQSGGLVWFTPRMKVTYRPRSTFRSLIRQFFATGLWRGELARRYTRQNSVRYFVPPVAVAGVAAGLVLGTAGLVGAALGMPGLRRLVGAFVAPGVYAGFVLISTVSVASRDGAATMLRFAAVLPSIHFSWGTGFVLGFLELTDDLDGHTGR; this is translated from the coding sequence ATGGCGCACCACCCGCGACGCGACCCCGTCGCCGGCAGCCCCGGCGACCTCCCCGCCGTCTCGTACGTCATGCCGATCCTCAACGAGGTGGCCCACGTCCGTGCCGCCGTCGACAGCATGATGCGGCAGGACTACGCCGGCGACTTCGAGGTCGTGCTTGCGCTCGGTCCGAGCACCGACGGCACGACCGAGGTCGTCCGCGAGATGTCGCGTGCCGATCCCCGCATCACGAGCGTCGACAACCCCACGGGATCCACGCCGGGCGGCCTCAATGCGGCCATCCGCGCCACGCGCCACCCCGTCGTCATCCGCGTCGACGCGCACTCGCTCCTGCCGCGCGACTACACGCGCATCGCGGTGGAGACGCTGCACGCCACGGGCGCGGACAACGTCGGCGGACTCATGTCGGCCGAGGGCCGGACGCCGTTCGAGAAGGCTGTCGCCCGGGCCTACGGCGCCCGGGTCGGGCTCGGCGGCACCGCGCACCACGTCGGCGGCAAGGAGGGGCCGGCGGAGACCGCGTACCTCGGCGCCTTCCGTCGCGAGCGTCTGCTCGAGGTCGGGCTCTTTGACGAGGGCGTGCGTCGAGGCCAGGACTGGGAGCTCAACCGCCGGCTCCGGCAGAGCGGCGGCCTCGTCTGGTTCACGCCGCGGATGAAGGTCACCTACCGTCCGCGCTCCACGTTCCGCTCGCTCATCCGCCAGTTCTTCGCCACCGGGCTCTGGCGCGGGGAGCTCGCGCGGCGCTACACGCGTCAGAACTCCGTGCGGTACTTCGTGCCGCCGGTCGCCGTCGCCGGGGTGGCCGCCGGCCTCGTCCTCGGCACCGCGGGACTCGTCGGCGCCGCGCTCGGCATGCCGGGACTGCGCCGCCTCGTCGGCGCGTTCGTCGCGCCGGGCGTCTACGCCGGCTTCGTGCTGATCAGCACCGTATCCGTGGCCTCCCGGGACGGCGCCGCGACGATGCTGCGCTTCGCGGCGGTCCTCCCGTCCATCCACTTCAGCTGGGGCACCGGGTTCGTCCTCGGCTTCCTCGAGCTCACCGACGACCTCGACGGGCACACCGGCCGATGA
- a CDS encoding S1C family serine protease translates to MTDRSHGEDEHEGGREVDGRAERSSTEAPSSTAPQPGDGGSAWPAPAGPAAASHPAPTNPDQRDTLAYGSNAPTDHTATAPLAGPAAEGHEPVGSTTTAPPKKKTNKALPLVAMLAVGALIGGAAGGLTTWAIAHDDASTEAVSQSPANITVNDPDNATPITAVAAKVSGSVVTIDVAGAQAGGTGSGVILSSDGYVLTNTHVVTLDGQTGDATIQVKTADGALYSAKLVGTDPVVDLAVIKLDDASGLTPIDFADSSKLNVGDTAIAIGAPLGLSGTVTDGIVSALDRSIQVASSAAPTTPGDGSQSDETPFNFWPFGNEGQGGSGGQGGSGGQGGQGGSGAQGQAAASINLAVIQTDAAINPGNSGGALLDGDGKLIGVNVAIANAGGTSSTAGSIGVGFAIPSNLAKRVGQEIIQDGKASHGLLGASVRDVAKGDSSTPVGGAFIAEVQSGGAAPAAGLKQGDIVTAFGSIPISKASDLTAQVRALAGGSDVELTVIRGGQKQQVDVKLGTLQQ, encoded by the coding sequence ATGACGGACAGAAGCCACGGCGAAGACGAGCACGAGGGCGGCCGCGAGGTCGACGGCCGAGCCGAGCGCTCCTCGACGGAGGCACCGTCGTCCACCGCCCCTCAGCCCGGTGACGGCGGATCCGCCTGGCCGGCGCCCGCAGGTCCCGCCGCCGCATCCCACCCCGCGCCCACGAACCCGGACCAGCGGGACACCCTGGCCTACGGCTCGAACGCGCCGACGGATCACACCGCGACCGCGCCGCTCGCTGGTCCCGCAGCCGAAGGTCACGAGCCGGTCGGCAGTACCACGACAGCTCCTCCCAAGAAGAAGACGAACAAGGCCCTGCCCCTCGTCGCCATGCTCGCCGTCGGCGCGCTCATCGGCGGTGCCGCCGGCGGGCTCACGACCTGGGCCATCGCGCACGACGACGCCTCCACCGAGGCGGTCAGCCAGTCTCCCGCGAACATCACCGTCAACGACCCGGACAACGCGACGCCCATCACGGCCGTCGCCGCGAAGGTCTCGGGATCCGTCGTCACCATCGACGTGGCGGGCGCTCAGGCCGGCGGCACGGGCTCCGGGGTCATCCTCTCCAGCGACGGCTACGTCCTGACCAACACGCACGTCGTGACGCTCGACGGCCAGACCGGCGACGCCACCATCCAGGTCAAGACGGCGGACGGCGCCCTGTACTCGGCGAAGCTGGTCGGCACGGATCCCGTGGTCGACCTGGCGGTCATCAAGCTCGACGACGCGAGCGGCCTCACGCCCATCGACTTCGCCGACTCGTCCAAGCTCAACGTCGGCGACACCGCCATCGCCATCGGCGCCCCGCTCGGCCTCTCCGGCACCGTCACCGACGGGATCGTCAGCGCGCTCGACCGGAGCATCCAGGTCGCGTCCTCGGCAGCGCCGACGACCCCGGGCGACGGCAGCCAGAGCGACGAGACGCCCTTCAACTTCTGGCCGTTCGGCAACGAGGGCCAGGGCGGATCGGGCGGTCAGGGCGGATCGGGTGGGCAGGGCGGTCAGGGCGGATCCGGGGCCCAGGGCCAGGCCGCCGCGTCGATCAACCTCGCGGTCATCCAGACCGACGCGGCCATCAACCCCGGCAACTCGGGTGGCGCGCTCCTCGACGGGGACGGCAAGCTCATCGGCGTCAACGTCGCCATCGCGAACGCGGGCGGCACCAGCTCCACCGCCGGCAGCATCGGCGTCGGCTTCGCCATCCCGTCGAACCTGGCGAAGCGCGTCGGCCAGGAGATCATCCAGGACGGCAAGGCGTCGCACGGGCTCCTCGGGGCGAGCGTCCGCGACGTCGCCAAGGGTGACTCCTCGACTCCCGTCGGCGGCGCGTTCATCGCCGAGGTCCAGAGCGGCGGGGCGGCGCCCGCCGCGGGGCTGAAGCAGGGCGACATCGTGACCGCGTTCGGCAGCATCCCGATCAGCAAGGCGAGCGACCTGACGGCACAGGTGCGTGCCCTCGCGGGCGGCAGCGACGTCGAGCTCACCGTGATCCGCGGTGGGCAGAAGCAGCAGGTCGACGTGAAGCTCGGCACGCTCCAGCAGTAG